A stretch of the Paenibacillus dendritiformis genome encodes the following:
- the sufC gene encoding Fe-S cluster assembly ATPase SufC: MATEFVINGLKATIEGKEILKGISLSMKGGEVHAIMGPNGTGKSTLASALMGHPKYEVTEGSATLDGEDLLEMEVDERARAGLFLAMQYPSEIAGVTNSDFLRSAINARRGEGNEISLIKFIRQMESKMKELEMNEEFAHRYLNEGFSGGEKKRNEILQMMMLDPKIVVLDEIDSGLDIDALKIVANGVNAMRSEDRGFLIITHYQRLLNYIKPDFVHVMMQGRIVKSGGPELAERLEAEGYDWIKEELGIADETVGQDA, encoded by the coding sequence ATGGCAACTGAATTCGTCATTAATGGTTTGAAAGCGACCATTGAAGGTAAAGAGATTCTGAAAGGCATCAGCCTCTCGATGAAGGGCGGGGAAGTGCACGCCATCATGGGGCCGAACGGAACCGGGAAGAGTACGTTGGCATCCGCTCTGATGGGCCACCCTAAATATGAAGTAACCGAAGGCAGCGCCACGCTTGACGGCGAAGATTTGCTGGAAATGGAAGTCGATGAGCGCGCACGCGCCGGGCTGTTCCTTGCGATGCAATATCCGAGCGAGATTGCCGGCGTCACGAATTCCGACTTCCTTCGCAGCGCCATCAACGCGCGCCGCGGGGAAGGCAACGAGATCTCCCTCATCAAGTTCATCCGCCAGATGGAATCGAAGATGAAGGAATTGGAGATGAACGAAGAGTTCGCTCACCGTTATCTGAATGAAGGGTTCTCCGGCGGGGAGAAGAAGCGGAACGAGATTCTTCAAATGATGATGCTCGATCCGAAGATCGTCGTCCTTGACGAGATCGACTCCGGTCTGGATATCGACGCGCTGAAAATCGTCGCGAACGGCGTCAATGCGATGCGCAGCGAAGATCGCGGCTTCTTGATTATCACTCACTATCAACGGTTGCTGAACTACATTAAGCCTGACTTCGTCCACGTTATGATGCAGGGCCGCATTGTCAAATCCGGCGGACCTGAGCTGGCCGAGCGGCTTGAAGCAGAGGGCTACGACTGGATTAAGGAAGAGCTTGGCATCGCCGACGAGACGGTTGGACAAGACGCCTAA
- a CDS encoding Dps family protein: protein MSNQKLQQMLNQQVANLNLMYVKLHNYHWFVKGDMFFTLHEKFEEFYNEITEKMDEVAERLLTIGGKPYATLKEYAANATIPEARGSESAEEMVKQLIDDFNQLITEFGEALKEADRIGDNVTNDMLIGMQGDLEKHIWMLSSYLGNASKAVHQMA, encoded by the coding sequence ATGTCGAACCAAAAATTGCAGCAAATGTTGAACCAGCAAGTGGCTAACTTGAATCTGATGTATGTGAAGCTTCACAACTATCATTGGTTTGTCAAAGGCGATATGTTCTTCACGCTTCATGAGAAGTTCGAAGAATTCTATAATGAAATCACGGAGAAAATGGATGAAGTGGCGGAAAGACTGCTTACGATCGGCGGGAAGCCTTACGCGACATTGAAGGAGTATGCGGCGAACGCGACGATTCCGGAAGCGCGCGGCAGCGAGAGTGCCGAAGAGATGGTGAAGCAATTGATCGATGATTTCAATCAATTGATTACCGAATTCGGAGAAGCCTTGAAGGAAGCCGACCGCATCGGAGACAACGTGACCAACGATATGCTGATTGGCATGCAGGGCGATCTGGAGAAGCATATCTGGATGCTGAGCTCTTATCTTGGAAATGCCTCCAAGGCCGTTCATCAGATGGCGTAA
- the mtnK gene encoding S-methyl-5-thioribose kinase — MTYHTAYRPLSLEDAVALARGIEGLFPSDLPLHCEEIGDGNLNLVFRVFGVAEETDESTSPRRIIIKQALPYAKVVGESWPLTLDRARIESEALLNQGRLVPHLVPKVYAHDPELALTVMEDLSDYTIMRHGLMQSASYPLFADHIAEFMAHTLFFTSDQGCNQQEKKRIAASFTNPELCKITEDLIFDDPYTESPNNNCEEALREDHRKLREDRALHLEVMLLREKFLTQAQALLHGDLHTGSIFVTPESTKVIDPEFAFYGPIGFDIGAVLANLLLNAAGHEYWSADEAARKRHRAYLLATAEAVWNGFDSRFRSLWNEHGIDRLSFTPGYQDLYMERILQDAVGYAGCKMIRRIVGLSHVADIDRIEDDAIRLRAQRMALSIGKTFILSNRTVRSIGEAISAAESAFGDYVHDRC, encoded by the coding sequence ATGACTTATCACACAGCTTACCGTCCGTTAAGCCTGGAGGATGCCGTGGCTCTGGCCCGCGGGATCGAAGGGCTGTTCCCGTCCGATCTGCCTCTTCATTGCGAGGAAATCGGGGACGGCAACTTGAATTTGGTGTTTCGTGTATTCGGCGTTGCGGAGGAAACCGATGAATCGACTTCCCCTCGACGTATTATTATCAAGCAGGCGCTCCCGTATGCAAAAGTGGTGGGAGAATCGTGGCCGCTCACATTGGATCGGGCCCGAATCGAAAGCGAAGCCCTTTTGAATCAAGGAAGGCTTGTCCCCCATCTCGTTCCCAAGGTTTATGCGCATGATCCCGAGCTGGCGCTCACCGTCATGGAAGATCTGAGCGACTACACGATTATGCGCCACGGGCTGATGCAATCCGCTTCGTATCCGCTGTTCGCCGATCATATCGCGGAATTTATGGCGCATACGTTGTTCTTCACCTCGGATCAGGGCTGCAATCAGCAGGAGAAAAAGCGAATCGCGGCTTCGTTCACCAACCCCGAGCTGTGCAAAATAACCGAGGATCTGATCTTCGACGATCCCTATACCGAATCACCGAATAATAACTGCGAGGAAGCGCTGCGCGAGGATCACCGCAAGCTGCGGGAAGATAGGGCGCTTCATCTGGAAGTGATGCTGCTCCGGGAGAAGTTCCTGACGCAGGCTCAAGCTCTGCTGCATGGCGACCTTCACACGGGAAGCATCTTCGTCACGCCCGAATCAACCAAAGTAATCGATCCGGAGTTCGCCTTTTACGGCCCGATCGGCTTCGACATCGGCGCGGTCCTGGCCAATCTGCTGCTCAATGCGGCCGGTCATGAATATTGGAGCGCAGACGAGGCCGCCCGGAAGCGGCACCGCGCCTATTTGCTGGCCACGGCTGAAGCGGTGTGGAACGGGTTCGACTCCCGCTTCCGATCGCTGTGGAATGAACACGGCATCGATCGCTTGTCATTTACCCCTGGATATCAGGATCTATATATGGAACGAATTTTGCAGGATGCGGTCGGTTATGCCGGCTGCAAAATGATTCGCCGGATTGTCGGCCTGTCCCATGTCGCCGACATTGATCGCATTGAGGATGATGCGATTCGGCTGCGGGCGCAGCGGATGGCATTAAGCATCGGCAAAACATTCATCCTGTCCAACCGAACTGTGCGCTCCATTGGAGAAGCTATCTCGGCAGCGGAATCCGCCTTCGGGGATTACGTGCATGACCGTTGCTAG
- a CDS encoding YunC family protein, translating into MMRMVPMAVDGMTVLGIEVKLPKTTLLAITAEEGYIMCGALDVGLLNEKLKDRRIIAGRAVGVRTLEQLLEAPLESVTAEAENRGIHAGMTGKDALARMA; encoded by the coding sequence ATGATGCGTATGGTGCCAATGGCTGTGGACGGCATGACCGTTCTAGGCATTGAAGTCAAACTTCCAAAGACGACGCTGCTCGCGATTACGGCAGAGGAAGGATATATTATGTGCGGAGCGCTCGATGTCGGATTGCTGAATGAGAAGCTCAAGGATCGCCGCATTATTGCAGGGCGTGCCGTCGGAGTGCGCACGCTGGAGCAGCTGCTGGAAGCGCCACTCGAGTCGGTGACCGCCGAGGCGGAGAACCGGGGCATCCACGCCGGAATGACGGGAAAAGATGCCCTCGCGCGAATGGCGTAG
- a CDS encoding putative bifunctional diguanylate cyclase/phosphodiesterase, with protein MNKQIEEPRAEPRRRSLFLVTSLLAAITCIGGAVVFLLSEGALRIGSGILWGAAMAYIALSEWRAKTLRRKAILQTRCIPDNRAPAGSEWADWVDHVPVPIFFIERDGAVTGVNLSFRGVTGYEEDSPALSKVMDECSRRKLFDAMKELEPGGEKELALAGFHKEGFRQDWIARVVRLADGGGPQSARPLYSVCLQDPSPDRHMAERIRYMSYYDDMTGLPNRRMFMQRLEEAIGMAVNERFSIAVLYMDLDRFKRINDTFGTDFGDMLLMQIAERLLRTMTDNDVVARMEGDEFACFFTFVESEAEVHKRIGQWLSVLEEPFCLNDVPVHVTMSIGIAMVDNPGSTDGAQAIKQADLALSRVKEQGKNGFLFYVPEMNDRPLERLTLENDMRRGLKQKEFELYYQPQFDMSTERIVGMEALVRWNHPVRGLISPGEFIPIAEENGFIVALGTWVLEEACRQNKEWQEKGFPPIPVSVNLSVRQFEMDNLSKTVQDVLAKTGLDPACLDLEITESMTMDVPRASPVLQQLKDMGVAISIDDFGTGYSSLHYLKNFPIHRLKIDRSFVRDLQQDPNDAAIVSAIIALGHNMNMQVIAEGVETEEQLQFLQKHNCDEIQGFYFSPPLSCQRFEQLFREHCETYIG; from the coding sequence GTGAATAAGCAGATAGAAGAACCGAGGGCGGAACCGCGGAGAAGGTCGCTGTTCCTCGTTACATCGTTATTGGCGGCCATCACGTGCATCGGAGGCGCGGTCGTCTTTTTGCTGTCGGAGGGGGCTCTCCGAATCGGCAGCGGGATCCTGTGGGGGGCCGCCATGGCGTACATTGCGTTATCGGAATGGCGGGCGAAGACGCTTCGGCGGAAGGCCATCCTCCAGACTCGGTGTATACCTGACAACAGAGCACCGGCCGGTTCGGAGTGGGCAGATTGGGTTGATCATGTGCCTGTTCCGATTTTTTTTATAGAGAGGGATGGGGCGGTTACTGGAGTGAATCTTTCATTCCGGGGCGTAACGGGATATGAAGAAGACAGCCCGGCATTGTCGAAGGTGATGGATGAATGCTCCAGGCGGAAATTATTTGATGCGATGAAGGAGCTCGAACCGGGCGGAGAGAAGGAGCTCGCGCTTGCCGGGTTCCATAAGGAGGGCTTTCGCCAGGATTGGATAGCCCGGGTTGTCCGACTGGCCGACGGAGGCGGTCCCCAATCGGCCCGGCCGCTCTATTCGGTCTGTCTGCAGGATCCGAGCCCGGATCGCCATATGGCGGAACGGATCCGGTATATGTCTTATTACGATGACATGACCGGGCTGCCGAACCGGCGCATGTTCATGCAGCGGTTGGAGGAAGCTATCGGGATGGCCGTCAATGAACGCTTCTCGATCGCCGTTCTGTACATGGACCTCGATCGGTTTAAGCGGATTAATGATACGTTCGGCACGGATTTCGGCGATATGCTGCTGATGCAGATTGCCGAGCGGCTGCTGCGGACGATGACAGACAATGACGTCGTCGCCCGCATGGAAGGCGACGAATTCGCCTGCTTTTTCACGTTCGTGGAATCGGAGGCCGAAGTGCATAAGCGGATCGGACAATGGCTGTCCGTCTTGGAAGAGCCGTTCTGCCTGAACGATGTGCCGGTTCATGTGACGATGAGCATCGGCATTGCGATGGTCGACAACCCGGGCTCGACAGACGGTGCCCAGGCGATCAAGCAAGCGGATCTGGCGCTGTCCCGCGTCAAGGAGCAGGGCAAGAACGGCTTCCTGTTCTATGTGCCGGAGATGAATGATCGGCCGCTGGAACGGCTGACTCTGGAAAATGACATGCGGCGGGGGTTAAAGCAAAAGGAATTCGAACTGTATTATCAGCCGCAGTTCGATATGAGCACGGAGCGCATTGTCGGCATGGAAGCGCTGGTCCGCTGGAACCATCCTGTGCGCGGATTAATCTCGCCGGGGGAATTTATTCCGATCGCGGAGGAGAACGGCTTCATTGTCGCGCTTGGCACATGGGTGCTGGAAGAGGCCTGCCGCCAAAATAAAGAATGGCAGGAGAAAGGCTTTCCGCCGATACCGGTATCGGTCAATCTGTCCGTGCGGCAGTTCGAAATGGACAACCTGTCGAAGACCGTGCAGGACGTGTTGGCCAAGACCGGGCTGGATCCGGCCTGCCTCGACCTGGAGATTACGGAGAGCATGACGATGGACGTGCCCAGAGCGTCCCCCGTGCTGCAGCAATTGAAGGATATGGGGGTGGCCATCAGCATTGACGATTTCGGCACCGGCTACAGCTCGCTCCATTACCTCAAAAATTTCCCGATTCATCGCCTGAAAATCGACCGATCATTCGTCCGCGATCTGCAGCAGGATCCGAATGATGCGGCGATTGTGTCGGCGATCATCGCCTTGGGGCACAATATGAATATGCAGGTCATTGCCGAAGGGGTAGAGACGGAGGAGCAGCTCCAGTTCCTGCAGAAGCATAACTGCGATGAAATTCAGGGGTTCTACTTCAGTCCGCCGTTGTCCTGCCAGCGGTTCGAGCAGTTATTCCGCGAACATTGCGAGACATACATAGGATAG
- a CDS encoding DUF423 domain-containing protein: protein MLRRYAMIGSLNMLLSVALGAFGAHIMQARLTPERMATYETAVQYHMAHALGLILIAILADKLADRKKVQWSARLLFTGMIIFSGSLYLLCFTGFSMLGAITPIGGVAFLIGWLMLALAARR, encoded by the coding sequence ATGCTGCGACGCTACGCAATGATAGGAAGCCTGAATATGTTGTTGTCCGTTGCGCTGGGGGCGTTTGGTGCGCATATTATGCAGGCAAGACTGACACCGGAGCGGATGGCGACCTATGAGACGGCGGTTCAATATCATATGGCGCACGCGCTTGGATTGATTCTGATTGCAATCCTGGCGGATAAGCTGGCGGACCGGAAGAAGGTGCAGTGGTCTGCACGACTCCTGTTCACGGGCATGATCATCTTCTCGGGAAGCTTGTATTTGCTATGCTTCACCGGATTCTCCATGCTGGGTGCGATTACGCCGATTGGAGGCGTCGCTTTCCTTATCGGCTGGCTTATGCTGGCCTTGGCAGCGCGAAGATAG
- a CDS encoding DUF4091 domain-containing protein, with amino-acid sequence MANHVLDTRIISSLVKVFADEPLQAPRFRTATALQGEALHFQLAYRGEELLKEAAVSVRGGVAEAITVRKVELVPSELPVYAQHDGNLLRTAPGLYPDLLAPVEPREGIVICPGQWRALWITAEIDDRWAAGEHPLTVSLTSSGGDLLAEETFTLTVLPAALPKQELMHTEWFHCDGIATYYGVDVFSEAHWELIRKFIRTAVRHGINMILTPLFTPPLDTEVGGERPTVQLVDVAKTGDGYAFGFARLERWVKLCLEEGVEYFELSHLFTQWGAKHAPKIIADVDGEPRRIFGWETDAAGPEYRAFLRRFLPELIAWLKANGIADRAHFHISDEPRLEEMDSYRNAVEAVSGLLAGFPVMDALSDYDFYQSGLVQVPVPANDHIEPFIENGVKPLWTYYCCSQYREVSNRFFSMPSARNRILGWQLYKFQADGFLHWGYNFYYSQYSRKPIDPFRTTDAAYAFPSGDAFLVYPGPEGPLESIRLDVLREALQDLRALQLLESYIGREAVIALIEEDLDEPLTFRTYPHSADWLLNKRMQVNERIREAACGKLSAPS; translated from the coding sequence ATGGCGAATCACGTGCTGGACACCCGCATCATCAGCTCCTTAGTCAAGGTTTTTGCCGACGAGCCGCTTCAGGCTCCCCGCTTCCGCACCGCAACCGCCCTGCAAGGGGAAGCCCTGCACTTCCAGCTTGCCTACCGCGGGGAAGAGCTATTGAAGGAAGCGGCCGTATCCGTTCGCGGCGGCGTGGCCGAAGCCATTACCGTCCGCAAGGTTGAACTCGTTCCGTCCGAGCTGCCCGTTTATGCGCAGCATGACGGCAATCTGCTCCGCACCGCCCCCGGCCTCTATCCCGATCTGCTGGCGCCCGTAGAGCCCCGGGAGGGCATCGTCATCTGTCCCGGACAATGGCGGGCGCTCTGGATTACCGCCGAGATCGATGACCGGTGGGCGGCGGGCGAGCATCCGCTCACGGTCAGCCTGACGAGCAGCGGCGGCGATCTGCTCGCCGAGGAGACGTTCACGCTTACCGTCCTCCCGGCCGCCCTGCCCAAGCAGGAGCTCATGCATACCGAATGGTTCCACTGTGACGGCATCGCGACCTATTACGGCGTGGACGTGTTCAGCGAAGCGCATTGGGAGCTGATTCGGAAGTTCATCCGGACCGCCGTCCGGCACGGCATCAATATGATCCTGACGCCGCTGTTCACGCCTCCGCTGGATACCGAGGTCGGCGGAGAGCGGCCGACCGTCCAACTCGTTGACGTCGCCAAGACCGGCGATGGCTATGCCTTCGGCTTCGCGCGCCTGGAGCGGTGGGTGAAGCTGTGTCTGGAAGAGGGCGTCGAATATTTCGAGTTGTCCCATCTGTTCACCCAGTGGGGGGCGAAGCACGCGCCGAAGATTATCGCGGACGTTGACGGCGAACCGCGGCGCATCTTCGGATGGGAGACAGACGCGGCCGGTCCGGAGTACCGCGCGTTCCTGCGCCGGTTCCTGCCGGAGCTGATCGCCTGGTTGAAGGCGAACGGCATCGCGGACCGGGCTCATTTCCATATCTCGGACGAACCGCGCCTCGAGGAGATGGACTCTTACCGCAATGCGGTGGAAGCCGTATCCGGACTGCTGGCGGGGTTCCCGGTGATGGATGCCTTGTCCGATTATGATTTTTATCAGAGTGGGCTCGTCCAGGTGCCGGTTCCGGCCAACGATCATATCGAGCCGTTCATCGAAAACGGGGTGAAGCCGCTCTGGACCTATTACTGCTGCTCCCAGTACCGGGAGGTGTCGAACCGCTTCTTCTCGATGCCTTCGGCGCGCAACCGCATTCTCGGCTGGCAGCTGTACAAATTCCAGGCCGACGGCTTCCTCCATTGGGGCTATAATTTCTACTACTCGCAATATTCGCGGAAGCCGATCGATCCGTTCCGCACGACGGACGCGGCGTACGCCTTCCCGTCCGGCGACGCCTTCCTCGTCTATCCCGGCCCGGAGGGGCCGCTCGAGTCGATCCGCCTCGATGTGCTGCGAGAAGCGCTGCAGGATCTGCGCGCCCTGCAGCTGCTTGAATCCTACATTGGCCGGGAGGCGGTCATCGCGCTGATCGAGGAAGACTTGGATGAACCGCTCACCTTCCGCACCTACCCGCACAGCGCCGACTGGCTCCTGAACAAGCGGATGCAGGTGAATGAACGGATTCGGGAAGCGGCCTGCGGCAAGCTGTCCGCGCCATCATAA
- a CDS encoding IclR family transcriptional regulator, with amino-acid sequence MAASAPGLSSGLRIMEAIVESESGIGFNQLKLAADLSAASLNRYLKVLLEEHYVEKDGNQQYVAGARLLALMQQAEHHHGLRGASGPVLDRISREAGCTALWIDFRHGRMICRDKRVHPEGVAMQQTGEIRTDYPLHPWGFLLLAHVDEATRRLYLEHAEDGALAPYRPDAAALDRYIADAAERGLADDQGTILPHIRRIAVPVYDGERLAAAIAVGMPGTSFDAPFIRRIYDLLQDEAAQVMKLLQPAIQERRGEA; translated from the coding sequence ATGGCGGCTTCCGCACCAGGGTTGAGCAGCGGGCTTCGCATTATGGAAGCGATCGTCGAATCCGAATCCGGCATCGGATTCAATCAATTGAAATTAGCGGCCGATTTGAGCGCGGCCAGCCTGAACCGGTATTTGAAGGTCCTGCTGGAAGAGCACTATGTGGAGAAGGACGGGAATCAGCAATATGTGGCCGGGGCCAGGCTGCTGGCCCTGATGCAGCAGGCCGAGCATCATCACGGGCTCCGCGGCGCGAGCGGCCCGGTGCTGGACCGCATCTCCCGGGAGGCGGGCTGCACGGCGCTCTGGATTGACTTCCGGCACGGCCGCATGATCTGCCGGGACAAGCGGGTTCATCCGGAAGGCGTCGCGATGCAGCAGACGGGCGAGATCCGGACCGATTACCCGCTTCACCCGTGGGGATTCCTGCTGCTGGCGCATGTCGATGAAGCGACGCGGCGCTTATATCTCGAGCACGCGGAGGACGGAGCCTTGGCGCCTTATCGTCCGGATGCTGCGGCGCTGGACCGGTATATTGCCGATGCCGCGGAGCGCGGCCTGGCGGATGATCAAGGGACCATCCTGCCCCATATTCGCCGCATCGCCGTTCCGGTCTATGACGGGGAGCGGCTCGCCGCCGCGATTGCCGTCGGCATGCCGGGGACCTCCTTCGACGCTCCGTTTATTCGCCGAATCTATGATCTTCTGCAGGATGAGGCCGCGCAGGTCATGAAGCTGCTGCAGCCCGCGATTCAGGAAAGGAGAGGGGAAGCATGA
- a CDS encoding sulfatase family protein has translation MNMDVNKNLNRSKTKAGGRGTLPNVIYILADDMGYGDISCLNPGSRIATPHLDRLGREGLICTDAHSSSAVCTPSRYSILTGRYNWRSELKEGVLWGYSPSILEEGRMTVASLFKQAGYRTACYGKWHLGLDWHRNGPHAEDVDFSQPIRRGPVDAAFDEFYGISASLDMPPYVYIENDAVVQLPDRLTRSDDRKGFWREGPTAPDFRHEEVLPRLTEKVLERIERGSLAGDSSPFFIYFPLPAPHTPILPAPEFVGRSGTNLYGDFVLMIDDVVGAIMRKLEECGLAENTVVLFTSDNGCSPSADYEELARCGHNPSYVFRGHKADIYEGGHRVPLLVRWPAGIAAGTVSDEPVCLVDFMATAAGLTGQTLPDDAGEDSVSHLPLWLGTGGTEPLREAIVHHSIDGSFSIRKGEWKLELCPGSGGWSDPAPGQEPPGSPSFQLYRLSDDIGERKNVIDRFPDIVQELTALLTRYIKEGRSTPGAPQPNTGMPRWSQLHWME, from the coding sequence ATGAATATGGATGTGAACAAGAACTTGAACCGCAGCAAGACGAAGGCGGGCGGCAGAGGCACGCTTCCGAATGTCATTTACATTTTGGCGGACGATATGGGATACGGCGACATTTCTTGTCTGAACCCCGGGTCCCGAATCGCGACGCCGCATCTGGATCGGCTCGGGCGGGAAGGCCTCATCTGCACCGATGCGCATTCCTCCTCAGCCGTCTGCACCCCTTCGCGCTACAGCATCCTGACCGGACGGTATAATTGGCGTTCCGAATTGAAGGAAGGCGTCCTGTGGGGGTATTCTCCCAGCATCCTCGAAGAGGGCCGGATGACAGTCGCATCCTTGTTCAAGCAGGCCGGCTATCGTACGGCATGCTACGGGAAATGGCATCTCGGGCTCGATTGGCACCGGAACGGCCCCCACGCCGAGGATGTCGATTTCAGCCAGCCGATTCGGCGCGGTCCGGTCGATGCCGCTTTCGACGAATTCTACGGCATCAGCGCCTCGCTCGATATGCCGCCCTATGTCTATATCGAAAATGATGCCGTTGTACAGCTTCCCGATCGGCTGACCCGCAGCGATGACCGCAAAGGATTTTGGCGGGAAGGCCCGACGGCGCCCGATTTCCGCCATGAGGAGGTGCTGCCGCGGCTGACCGAGAAAGTGCTGGAGCGGATTGAGCGGGGCAGCCTGGCGGGGGACAGCAGCCCGTTCTTCATCTACTTCCCGCTGCCCGCCCCGCATACGCCCATCTTGCCCGCTCCGGAATTCGTCGGGCGCTCGGGAACCAATCTGTACGGGGACTTCGTCCTCATGATCGACGATGTCGTGGGCGCGATTATGCGCAAGCTGGAGGAATGCGGGCTCGCGGAAAATACGGTGGTCCTGTTCACGAGCGACAACGGCTGCTCCCCAAGCGCGGATTACGAGGAGCTGGCCCGCTGCGGCCATAACCCGAGCTACGTCTTCCGCGGCCACAAGGCCGATATTTATGAAGGCGGCCACCGCGTTCCGCTGCTCGTCCGCTGGCCTGCGGGCATCGCGGCGGGCACCGTCTCCGACGAGCCGGTCTGCCTCGTCGACTTCATGGCGACGGCCGCCGGCTTGACGGGCCAGACGCTTCCTGACGATGCGGGCGAGGACAGCGTCAGCCATCTCCCCCTCTGGCTCGGGACAGGAGGAACAGAGCCCCTTCGCGAAGCGATCGTGCACCATTCGATCGACGGCTCCTTCTCGATTCGCAAGGGCGAATGGAAGCTGGAGCTGTGCCCCGGCTCCGGCGGCTGGAGCGATCCGGCTCCTGGACAAGAGCCTCCCGGCTCCCCATCGTTCCAGTTATACCGGCTGAGCGACGACATCGGCGAGCGGAAAAATGTAATCGATCGCTTCCCTGACATCGTCCAGGAGCTGACGGCGCTGTTGACCCGCTATATTAAGGAAGGACGAAGCACGCCGGGCGCGCCGCAGCCCAATACGGGCATGCCGCGCTGGAGCCAGCTCCACTGGATGGAATAA
- the yhbH gene encoding sporulation protein YhbH — protein MTNPLFIVSREDWSLHRKGYQDQARHQQKVNDAIKQNLPDLITEENIIMSDGKQIIKVPIRSLDEFRFVYNFNKKKHVGQGDGDSQVGDVLGTDGSQGAGKGQQAGDQAGADVIEAEVSIADLENMLFDELELPYLKQKDRDQLETTDIRFNDIRKKGIMSNIDKKRTILENLRRNALAGNPGIHRISPDDLRFKTWEEIVKPHSNAVIIAMMDTSGSMGSFEKYCARSFFFWMTRFLRRQYEKVDMVFIAHHTEAKEVSEDEFFTRGESGGTICSSAYIKALDIIDSRFPPSSYNIYPFHFSDGDNLTSDNERCVKLIGELLQRANLFGYGEVNQYNRSSTLMSAYRHIQNPHFMHYVIKEKAEVYRALKHFFKKQPEGVPS, from the coding sequence ATGACCAACCCGTTGTTTATCGTGTCCCGCGAGGACTGGTCGCTCCATCGCAAAGGATATCAGGATCAAGCGCGCCACCAGCAGAAGGTTAACGATGCGATTAAGCAGAACCTCCCCGACCTCATCACCGAGGAGAACATTATCATGTCCGACGGCAAGCAAATCATTAAAGTTCCGATCCGGAGCCTGGATGAATTCCGCTTCGTCTACAATTTCAACAAGAAAAAGCATGTCGGCCAAGGAGACGGCGACAGCCAGGTCGGGGACGTCCTCGGAACCGACGGCTCCCAAGGCGCAGGCAAAGGGCAGCAGGCGGGCGATCAGGCCGGGGCGGATGTCATCGAAGCCGAGGTCAGCATCGCGGATCTCGAAAATATGCTCTTCGATGAGCTCGAACTGCCTTATTTGAAGCAGAAGGACCGGGATCAACTGGAGACGACCGACATTCGGTTCAACGATATTCGCAAAAAGGGCATCATGTCCAACATCGACAAGAAGCGGACCATTCTCGAAAACCTGCGCCGCAATGCGCTCGCCGGCAATCCGGGCATTCACCGCATCAGTCCGGACGATCTGCGCTTCAAGACGTGGGAGGAGATCGTAAAGCCCCATTCCAATGCGGTCATTATCGCCATGATGGACACGTCCGGCTCGATGGGCTCGTTCGAGAAGTATTGCGCGCGCAGCTTCTTCTTCTGGATGACGCGCTTCCTGCGCCGCCAATACGAGAAGGTCGACATGGTCTTCATCGCCCACCATACCGAAGCGAAGGAAGTGAGCGAGGATGAATTTTTCACCCGCGGCGAGAGCGGGGGCACCATCTGTTCATCCGCTTATATCAAGGCGCTGGACATTATCGACAGCCGGTTCCCGCCTTCTTCCTACAATATTTATCCGTTCCATTTCTCGGACGGCGATAACCTGACCAGCGACAATGAGCGCTGCGTGAAGCTGATCGGCGAGCTGCTGCAGCGGGCCAACCTGTTCGGATACGGCGAAGTGAATCAATATAATCGCAGCAGCACGCTCATGTCCGCGTACCGCCATATTCAGAACCCCCATTTCATGCACTATGTCATTAAAGAAAAGGCCGAGGTGTACCGCGCGCTCAAGCACTTTTTCAAAAAACAGCCGGAAGGGGTGCCTTCATGA